One Calonectris borealis chromosome 15, bCalBor7.hap1.2, whole genome shotgun sequence DNA segment encodes these proteins:
- the SLC25A48 gene encoding solute carrier family 25 member 48 isoform X2, protein MGSLQLQDFAAGWVGGAASVVVGHPLDTIKTRLQAGQGYGNTLSCVLTVYRNESVAGFFKGMSFPLASIAVYSSVVFGVFSNTQRLLSQLRHGEPARAPALADVALASMVAGFISVGIGTPVDLVKIRLQMQTQPYIEANIKLKPTVPGFPVYRGPIHCFRTVLQKEGIAGIYRGVGAMLLRDVPGYCLYFIPYTFFCGWITPDGCISPNPSSIWLAGGIAGAISWGTATPMDVVKSRLQADGVYLNKYKGTLDCILQSYQNEGLKVFFRGITVNAVRGFPMSSAMFLGYELSLKAMKRDQTETNP, encoded by the exons ATGGgcagcctccagctgcaggacttCGCGGCGGGCTGGGTGGGCG GAGCCGCCAGCGTGGTTGTGGGCCACCCCCTGGACACCATCAAG ACTCGTTTGCAAGCTGGACAAGGATATGGAAATACACTCAGCTGTGTTCTCACTGTGTACAGAAATGAGTCT GTGGCCGGCTTCTTCAAAGGCATGTCCTTCCCGCTGGCCAGCATCGCCGTCTACAGCTCCGTGGTGTTTGGCGTCTTCAGCAACACGCAGCGGCTCCTCAGCCAGCTCCGCCACGGAGAGCCAGCTCGCGCGCCGGCGCTCGCCGACGTGGCTCTGGCCAGCATGGTGGCAGGGTTCATCTCCGTGGGCATCGGCACTCCTGTCGACCTGGTAAAGATAAGGCTACAGATGCAAACGCAGCCGTACATCGAAG caaacaTTAAACTAAAGCCCACAGTTCCTGGATTTCCCGTGTACCGAGGCCCAATTCACTGCTTTAGGACAGTCCTACAGAAAGAGGGAATAGCGGGAATATACCGAGGCGTGGGAGCAATGCTTCTGAGGGATGTTCCTGGGTACTGCCTCTATTTCATCCCTTACACATTTTTCTGTGGATGGATTACTCCTGACGGATGCATTTCCCCTAATCCCTCCTCCATCTGGCTGGCAGGGGGTATAGCAG GAGCCATTTCCTGGGGGACTGCTACTCCAATGGATGTTGTGAAAAGCCGACTTCAGGCAGATGGAGTTTATTTAAACAAGTACAAAGGGACCCTTGATTGTATCTTGCAGAGCTATCAGAACGAGGGCTTAAAA GTCTTTTTTAGGGGCATCACGGTCAATGCAGTGCGAGGATTCCCAATGAGTTCAGCCATGTTTCTTGGCTATGAACTTTCCCTCAAAGCAATGAAAAGAGACCAAACTGAGACCAATCCTTAA
- the SLC25A48 gene encoding solute carrier family 25 member 48 isoform X4, with the protein MGSLQLQDFAAGWVGGAASVVVGHPLDTIKTRLQAGQGYGNTLSCVLTVYRNESVAGFFKGMSFPLASIAVYSSVVFGVFSNTQRLLSQLRHGEPARAPALADVALASMVAGFISVGIGTPVDLVKIRLQMQTQPYIEANIKLKPTVPGFPVYRGPIHCFRTVLQKEGIAGIYRGVGAMLLRDVPGYCLYFIPYTFFCGWITPDGCISPNPSSIWLAGGIAGAISWGTATPMDVVKSRLQADGVYLNKYKGTLDCILQSYQNEGLKV; encoded by the exons ATGGgcagcctccagctgcaggacttCGCGGCGGGCTGGGTGGGCG GAGCCGCCAGCGTGGTTGTGGGCCACCCCCTGGACACCATCAAG ACTCGTTTGCAAGCTGGACAAGGATATGGAAATACACTCAGCTGTGTTCTCACTGTGTACAGAAATGAGTCT GTGGCCGGCTTCTTCAAAGGCATGTCCTTCCCGCTGGCCAGCATCGCCGTCTACAGCTCCGTGGTGTTTGGCGTCTTCAGCAACACGCAGCGGCTCCTCAGCCAGCTCCGCCACGGAGAGCCAGCTCGCGCGCCGGCGCTCGCCGACGTGGCTCTGGCCAGCATGGTGGCAGGGTTCATCTCCGTGGGCATCGGCACTCCTGTCGACCTGGTAAAGATAAGGCTACAGATGCAAACGCAGCCGTACATCGAAG caaacaTTAAACTAAAGCCCACAGTTCCTGGATTTCCCGTGTACCGAGGCCCAATTCACTGCTTTAGGACAGTCCTACAGAAAGAGGGAATAGCGGGAATATACCGAGGCGTGGGAGCAATGCTTCTGAGGGATGTTCCTGGGTACTGCCTCTATTTCATCCCTTACACATTTTTCTGTGGATGGATTACTCCTGACGGATGCATTTCCCCTAATCCCTCCTCCATCTGGCTGGCAGGGGGTATAGCAG GAGCCATTTCCTGGGGGACTGCTACTCCAATGGATGTTGTGAAAAGCCGACTTCAGGCAGATGGAGTTTATTTAAACAAGTACAAAGGGACCCTTGATTGTATCTTGCAGAGCTATCAGAACGAGGGCTTAAAA gtcTGA
- the SLC25A48 gene encoding solute carrier family 25 member 48 isoform X3, translated as MGSLQLQDFAAGWVGGAASVVVGHPLDTIKTRLQAGQGYGNTLSCVLTVYRNESVAGFFKGMSFPLASIAVYSSVVFGVFSNTQRLLSQLRHGEPARAPALADVALASMVAGFISVGIGTPVDLVKIRLQMQTQPYIEANIKLKPTVPGFPVYRGPIHCFRTVLQKEGIAGIYRGVGAMLLRDVPGYCLYFIPYTFFCGWITPDGCISPNPSSIWLAGGIAGAISWGTATPMDVVKSRLQADGVYLNKYKGTLDCILQSYQNEGLKRSNVSH; from the exons ATGGgcagcctccagctgcaggacttCGCGGCGGGCTGGGTGGGCG GAGCCGCCAGCGTGGTTGTGGGCCACCCCCTGGACACCATCAAG ACTCGTTTGCAAGCTGGACAAGGATATGGAAATACACTCAGCTGTGTTCTCACTGTGTACAGAAATGAGTCT GTGGCCGGCTTCTTCAAAGGCATGTCCTTCCCGCTGGCCAGCATCGCCGTCTACAGCTCCGTGGTGTTTGGCGTCTTCAGCAACACGCAGCGGCTCCTCAGCCAGCTCCGCCACGGAGAGCCAGCTCGCGCGCCGGCGCTCGCCGACGTGGCTCTGGCCAGCATGGTGGCAGGGTTCATCTCCGTGGGCATCGGCACTCCTGTCGACCTGGTAAAGATAAGGCTACAGATGCAAACGCAGCCGTACATCGAAG caaacaTTAAACTAAAGCCCACAGTTCCTGGATTTCCCGTGTACCGAGGCCCAATTCACTGCTTTAGGACAGTCCTACAGAAAGAGGGAATAGCGGGAATATACCGAGGCGTGGGAGCAATGCTTCTGAGGGATGTTCCTGGGTACTGCCTCTATTTCATCCCTTACACATTTTTCTGTGGATGGATTACTCCTGACGGATGCATTTCCCCTAATCCCTCCTCCATCTGGCTGGCAGGGGGTATAGCAG GAGCCATTTCCTGGGGGACTGCTACTCCAATGGATGTTGTGAAAAGCCGACTTCAGGCAGATGGAGTTTATTTAAACAAGTACAAAGGGACCCTTGATTGTATCTTGCAGAGCTATCAGAACGAGGGCTTAAAA AGATCAAATGTTTCCCATTGA
- the SLC25A48 gene encoding solute carrier family 25 member 48 isoform X1: protein MGSLQLQDFAAGWVGGAASVVVGHPLDTIKTRLQAGQGYGNTLSCVLTVYRNESVAGFFKGMSFPLASIAVYSSVVFGVFSNTQRLLSQLRHGEPARAPALADVALASMVAGFISVGIGTPVDLVKIRLQMQTQPYIEANIKLKPTVPGFPVYRGPIHCFRTVLQKEGIAGIYRGVGAMLLRDVPGYCLYFIPYTFFCGWITPDGCISPNPSSIWLAGGIAGAISWGTATPMDVVKSRLQADGVYLNKYKGTLDCILQSYQNEGLKCCQEDLKVSYFPEPNQQCGVGEGSAALTEDSRPAPTASAFSSATDLVPGGL, encoded by the exons ATGGgcagcctccagctgcaggacttCGCGGCGGGCTGGGTGGGCG GAGCCGCCAGCGTGGTTGTGGGCCACCCCCTGGACACCATCAAG ACTCGTTTGCAAGCTGGACAAGGATATGGAAATACACTCAGCTGTGTTCTCACTGTGTACAGAAATGAGTCT GTGGCCGGCTTCTTCAAAGGCATGTCCTTCCCGCTGGCCAGCATCGCCGTCTACAGCTCCGTGGTGTTTGGCGTCTTCAGCAACACGCAGCGGCTCCTCAGCCAGCTCCGCCACGGAGAGCCAGCTCGCGCGCCGGCGCTCGCCGACGTGGCTCTGGCCAGCATGGTGGCAGGGTTCATCTCCGTGGGCATCGGCACTCCTGTCGACCTGGTAAAGATAAGGCTACAGATGCAAACGCAGCCGTACATCGAAG caaacaTTAAACTAAAGCCCACAGTTCCTGGATTTCCCGTGTACCGAGGCCCAATTCACTGCTTTAGGACAGTCCTACAGAAAGAGGGAATAGCGGGAATATACCGAGGCGTGGGAGCAATGCTTCTGAGGGATGTTCCTGGGTACTGCCTCTATTTCATCCCTTACACATTTTTCTGTGGATGGATTACTCCTGACGGATGCATTTCCCCTAATCCCTCCTCCATCTGGCTGGCAGGGGGTATAGCAG GAGCCATTTCCTGGGGGACTGCTACTCCAATGGATGTTGTGAAAAGCCGACTTCAGGCAGATGGAGTTTATTTAAACAAGTACAAAGGGACCCTTGATTGTATCTTGCAGAGCTATCAGAACGAGGGCTTAAAA TGTTGCCAAGAAGACCTGAAAGTCTCCTACTTTCCCGAGCCAAATCAGCAATGTGGTGTTGGTGAGGGCTCAGCTGCTCTGACCGAAGACTCCCGTCCTGCACCAACAGcatctgctttctcttctgccaCGGACTTAGTCCCTGGAGGACTCTGA